One genomic region from Leptospira montravelensis encodes:
- a CDS encoding dihydrofolate reductase family protein yields MDAEKRKETYSLHSLLGFLAMGKTGANPPVSAVLTDETGSILASAHTQKFGGNHAERELYSRYPSAGENQFLSVSLEPCTHFGKTPPCRDLVIERKPKEIKLGWKDPNPLVKSGDWEKYSASGIPIALDPMLAKVSLPFLQGFLHRIQTGRPWVWIKAATSIEGNYASKEKKKERVSSEEMDLYLQVFRAKMDAIAVGPGTVVSDSPSLHFRITDEMVLTQKPGQRVTELEPFFEAGAGLISSLLSYTKDSEKLHRLEEEVYQPFRIFCLDENRLPSETFFAKQRELTEKFGVKKCIFFILTDDDSKLISKELEEQIQILSPYEGILIYSDEGDKFLKILGELGINTLLCEAGSFFPNFLQNELSEEDRILEIRNENKSFPDGIPFVFHNEPLISEYKVGTNRIFIRKLQRSY; encoded by the coding sequence ATGGATGCAGAGAAACGGAAGGAAACTTATTCTCTGCATTCCCTACTTGGGTTTTTGGCAATGGGAAAAACCGGAGCCAATCCTCCCGTCTCTGCTGTTTTAACTGATGAAACAGGCTCCATTCTTGCCAGTGCACATACCCAAAAATTTGGTGGGAACCATGCCGAAAGGGAACTTTATTCACGTTATCCGAGTGCTGGTGAAAACCAATTCCTTTCTGTTAGTTTAGAACCCTGTACCCATTTTGGAAAAACACCACCTTGCCGCGATTTGGTGATCGAAAGAAAACCTAAAGAAATCAAACTCGGTTGGAAAGATCCGAATCCTTTAGTTAAATCTGGAGATTGGGAAAAATACTCAGCTTCTGGAATTCCTATCGCTTTAGATCCCATGTTAGCGAAGGTTTCCCTTCCTTTTTTGCAAGGTTTTTTACACCGAATCCAAACAGGTAGGCCTTGGGTTTGGATCAAAGCAGCTACATCGATTGAAGGTAATTATGCTTCGAAAGAGAAAAAAAAGGAACGTGTGAGTTCAGAGGAAATGGATTTGTACTTACAAGTTTTCCGTGCAAAAATGGATGCGATTGCTGTAGGTCCAGGAACTGTAGTTTCCGATTCTCCCTCCCTTCATTTTCGAATTACCGATGAGATGGTTCTTACGCAGAAACCAGGTCAAAGAGTTACCGAATTAGAACCTTTTTTTGAAGCAGGTGCTGGACTCATTTCTTCATTGTTATCATACACAAAAGATTCTGAGAAATTACATCGCCTGGAAGAAGAAGTTTACCAACCATTTCGTATCTTTTGTTTGGATGAGAACAGGCTGCCTTCTGAGACTTTTTTTGCAAAACAAAGGGAACTGACCGAAAAGTTTGGAGTGAAAAAATGTATTTTTTTTATTCTAACAGATGACGATTCAAAACTTATTTCAAAAGAATTAGAGGAACAAATCCAAATCCTTTCTCCTTATGAAGGAATTTTGATTTATTCCGATGAAGGTGATAAGTTTTTGAAGATTCTCGGAGAACTTGGCATCAATACTTTGTTATGTGAAGCGGGTAGTTTTTTCCCAAACTTCCTACAAAATGAACTTTCAGAGGAAGATCGAATTTTGGAAATCCGAAATGAAAACAAATCGTTTCCTGATGGAATTCCTTTTGTTTTTCACAATGAACCACTGATTTCCGAATACAAAGTCGGAACAAACCGTATTTTTATCAGAAAACTGCAAAGGAGTTATTAA
- the secF gene encoding protein translocase subunit SecF yields the protein MRNINFTKYKYFTLSFSFLAIVIGFAVTFGKYGGFAHSLDFNGGLRTVVELPADKTRSDLEGYFQSKNIEAVVILLEKEKNIYQLDIGLGSLDTIESLYKDIPEANRESSTSAIDRFVQLIRYEYKLPKEKVLSADQVGAVVGGELTEVGITLLLTTLAIILLYLSIRSQFKFALASSIALVHDILMTLALIGFLQIKPSVPIIAALLTLLGYSINDKIVVFDRIRENAHGKDNLALSNIINVSITQTLGRTINTSFTTMISVVAIIVGGAVELYDFAFILLFGVIVGTYSSIYIAAPISEIYDQLRKKRFA from the coding sequence ATGCGTAATATCAATTTTACAAAGTATAAATACTTTACTCTTAGTTTTTCATTTTTGGCAATTGTCATTGGATTTGCAGTTACATTTGGTAAATACGGCGGGTTTGCTCATTCACTAGATTTTAATGGTGGGCTTCGTACTGTTGTGGAACTTCCTGCTGACAAAACTCGTTCTGACTTAGAAGGTTACTTTCAGTCAAAAAACATCGAAGCTGTTGTGATTCTTTTGGAAAAAGAAAAGAATATATATCAGTTAGATATAGGACTTGGATCTCTTGATACAATAGAATCTTTGTATAAAGATATTCCAGAAGCAAACCGCGAATCTTCTACTTCAGCTATAGATCGATTTGTACAACTGATAAGATACGAATACAAACTTCCTAAAGAAAAAGTATTATCTGCAGACCAAGTGGGTGCAGTGGTTGGTGGTGAGTTAACAGAAGTGGGGATCACACTCCTTCTTACAACACTTGCCATTATTCTATTGTATTTGAGTATTCGTTCTCAGTTTAAGTTTGCTTTGGCTTCTTCCATAGCTCTGGTTCATGATATCCTTATGACTTTGGCACTCATTGGATTTTTACAAATCAAACCAAGTGTCCCTATCATTGCGGCACTTCTCACACTCCTTGGTTATTCCATTAACGATAAAATCGTGGTATTTGACCGAATTAGAGAAAACGCACATGGAAAAGACAATTTAGCTCTTTCCAATATCATCAATGTTTCGATCACTCAAACCTTGGGTAGAACCATCAATACTTCCTTTACAACTATGATTTCTGTTGTGGCGATCATTGTGGGTGGGGCAGTCGAATTGTATGATTTTGCTTTCATTCTACTTTTTGGGGTAATTGTCGGAACTTATTCTTCAATCTATATTGCAGCTCCTATTTCTGAGATTTACGACCAACTCAGGAAGAAAAGATTCGCATAA
- the secD gene encoding protein translocase subunit SecD, with product MQSYRLLILPFLILAVSFTILYPNFADRTLKIVVKEDVYSLPEADQKVLVTALFERWAKDYGKTSGWTIEPQGTLPPKENPFYTVKGRFITSAKINQISQENQSLVSESKNKLEPTWIEETIRGGKSLSIKLGLDLQGGMRVVLKGDFEDYTSKLKDLYAKELTELNLTLSNQAAKPEEKEKANSRLAEIESSFDLSPMRKIVELEKAKMIIDNRLTTQNLTEPQVRIQKEQDAIEVSLPGVSNSAAILEILQNTETVEYRLEEPTPFLFKTQIADNERRMMDLGKRENTDIFLFQELVKNKAGKKAQDEFLEGLEKKYNIPKDFKVYAMWARGNAAKSALLPRSFVVLERKIALSGNDMTNAQPSYNSNSYGWMVSFTLTPNGAEKFFDLTSQNRGRNLAIVWGDKVISNPVINDPIAGGRAEISGSFSEQEAIRLANVISEGALPIPLSVLEMRFIGPTLGIESIEVGVKAVAIGFFLVMIYMIFYYRLGGFIADLSLLINLIILAALLTLMDFTLTLPGIAGIILTAGMAVDANVIIYERIREEIEEGRALSIAVTRGFENAFWTIMDANVTTLIAGILMIRLGNGPIKGFAITLCWGIVTTLFTSLFLSRLFMELTVNRMGVHHLNLRPFFFGKKETKNA from the coding sequence TTGCAATCGTATCGACTATTGATTCTTCCTTTTTTGATTCTGGCAGTTTCCTTTACCATTTTGTATCCGAACTTCGCCGATCGCACTTTAAAGATCGTTGTGAAAGAAGATGTTTATTCTTTGCCAGAAGCTGATCAAAAAGTTTTGGTAACTGCTCTTTTTGAACGTTGGGCTAAAGATTACGGAAAAACTTCTGGTTGGACCATTGAACCACAAGGAACCCTCCCTCCTAAAGAAAACCCTTTTTATACTGTAAAAGGTAGGTTTATCACATCCGCAAAGATCAACCAAATCTCCCAAGAAAACCAATCATTGGTAAGTGAATCCAAAAACAAATTGGAACCTACTTGGATTGAAGAAACCATTCGGGGCGGAAAATCATTATCGATTAAATTGGGTCTTGATTTACAAGGTGGTATGCGAGTGGTTCTCAAAGGTGACTTTGAAGATTATACTTCTAAACTCAAAGACCTTTATGCAAAAGAGTTAACGGAACTAAACTTAACACTCAGTAACCAAGCTGCAAAACCAGAAGAGAAAGAAAAAGCAAATTCAAGACTAGCAGAAATTGAATCGAGTTTTGATCTTTCACCTATGCGTAAAATTGTGGAGTTAGAAAAAGCAAAGATGATTATCGACAATCGTCTTACTACGCAAAACTTAACAGAGCCACAAGTTCGTATCCAAAAAGAACAGGATGCGATTGAAGTTTCCTTACCAGGTGTTTCCAATTCAGCTGCAATATTAGAAATTTTACAAAATACAGAAACGGTTGAGTATCGATTAGAAGAACCAACACCTTTCCTATTCAAAACCCAAATTGCGGACAACGAACGTCGCATGATGGACTTAGGAAAACGAGAAAACACTGATATTTTTCTCTTTCAAGAACTTGTAAAAAACAAAGCTGGCAAAAAAGCTCAAGATGAGTTTTTGGAAGGTTTGGAAAAGAAATACAATATACCAAAAGACTTCAAAGTATATGCGATGTGGGCTCGTGGAAATGCGGCAAAGTCTGCACTTTTACCACGTAGTTTTGTGGTTTTGGAACGTAAAATTGCCTTATCTGGTAATGATATGACCAATGCCCAACCATCTTATAACTCCAATTCCTATGGATGGATGGTAAGTTTTACTCTCACTCCTAATGGGGCAGAAAAGTTTTTTGATCTTACTTCACAAAACCGTGGCCGTAACCTAGCAATTGTTTGGGGAGATAAGGTGATTTCAAATCCTGTTATCAATGACCCAATCGCTGGTGGACGGGCAGAAATTTCAGGAAGTTTTTCGGAACAAGAAGCCATTCGATTGGCGAACGTAATTTCAGAAGGTGCACTTCCTATCCCACTTTCCGTTTTGGAAATGCGTTTCATTGGACCAACTCTTGGAATTGAATCCATCGAAGTAGGTGTGAAAGCCGTTGCGATTGGATTTTTTCTGGTCATGATTTATATGATCTTCTATTACAGGTTAGGTGGGTTTATTGCTGACCTTTCTCTGCTCATCAACCTCATCATTCTTGCAGCACTTTTAACTCTTATGGATTTTACATTAACACTTCCAGGGATTGCAGGGATCATTTTGACAGCGGGTATGGCAGTCGATGCAAACGTAATTATTTATGAAAGGATACGTGAAGAAATTGAAGAGGGGAGGGCACTTTCCATTGCGGTCACACGCGGTTTTGAAAATGCTTTTTGGACCATTATGGATGCAAACGTCACCACACTCATTGCGGGGATTTTGATGATTCGTCTTGGTAATGGACCTATCAAAGGTTTTGCGATCACTCTTTGTTGGGGGATTGTCACTACTCTTTTTACTTCTCTTTTCCTCTCAAGATTGTTTATGGAACTAACTGTAAACCGAATGGGAGTGCACCATTTAAATTTAAGGCCTTTCTTCTTTGGAAAAAAGGAGACTAAAAATGCGTAA
- a CDS encoding SRP-less Sec system protein, with protein sequence MKRLFFISFTICFSVSLLAQEGLDFLDKVNDKPKSNTTKPKEETSVTSTKKQTNVVTATGTTTGKKKRSKKKSKQNQLTQETLPQNTSLVSNPNTAVPVTEKSIPAIEKQPIVVEEEEVVSNGLWMDSIVSVEPTGLPGFAGDLKMGKTESNESVPTLSTNKETGKSLFNFSDFFAKYKKAMMILGIIILFAFYRLRSARPGSSSRSYRR encoded by the coding sequence ATGAAAAGACTCTTTTTTATCTCATTCACAATCTGTTTTTCGGTTTCCCTCTTAGCACAAGAGGGTTTGGATTTTTTGGATAAGGTAAATGATAAACCAAAATCGAATACGACCAAACCCAAAGAAGAGACAAGTGTAACCAGTACCAAAAAACAAACCAATGTTGTCACAGCTACCGGGACAACTACAGGAAAAAAGAAGAGATCAAAAAAGAAGTCTAAACAAAACCAACTGACACAGGAAACACTTCCGCAAAACACAAGTTTAGTTTCCAATCCCAATACAGCAGTTCCCGTTACAGAAAAATCTATACCTGCGATAGAAAAACAACCTATCGTAGTGGAAGAAGAGGAAGTGGTGAGTAATGGATTGTGGATGGATTCAATAGTTTCTGTGGAACCAACAGGACTTCCTGGATTTGCTGGTGATTTGAAAATGGGAAAAACGGAAAGCAACGAATCTGTTCCCACACTTTCTACTAACAAAGAAACTGGAAAATCCTTATTTAATTTCTCTGATTTTTTTGCTAAATATAAAAAAGCGATGATGATCCTCGGGATTATCATACTCTTTGCTTTTTACAGACTTAGATCTGCGCGCCCGGGATCTAGCAGTCGTTCTTATAGAAGATAA
- the yajC gene encoding preprotein translocase subunit YajC yields MLNFNFLTTDILILAQEEGAKSSLQSLIIIPIMLVAMYFLVILPNKKEEKKRKEMIGNLQKGDNVVTNSGLHGKIVEFKDNNETVVLSVAANTNVTFETSAILKKKA; encoded by the coding sequence ATGCTCAATTTTAACTTTTTAACAACAGATATCCTAATCCTTGCCCAAGAAGAGGGTGCAAAGTCGTCTCTACAGTCACTCATTATCATTCCGATCATGTTAGTTGCTATGTATTTTCTTGTGATTCTTCCTAACAAAAAAGAAGAAAAAAAACGTAAAGAAATGATTGGTAATCTCCAAAAAGGGGACAACGTAGTTACAAATAGTGGCCTTCATGGAAAGATCGTAGAGTTCAAAGACAATAATGAAACTGTTGTTCTGAGTGTTGCTGCGAACACAAACGTAACTTTTGAAACTAGTGCTATTCTGAAGAAGAAAGCCTAA
- the trpD gene encoding anthranilate phosphoribosyltransferase, giving the protein MTAPTIKEILGQVVSGHHLVDSHAELFLSEVMDGKITEPVLASFLTAMKMKGETTDELYGFVRAMRSHAIKPSKKFDFDFLDTCGTGGDGKGTLNVSTLSALTLASLGFKVAKHGNRSVSSLSGSSDILSGLGYKLDQTTNESESEFLRTGFVFLFAPAWHPAMKYAGPVRTSLGFRTFFNLIGPLSNPFSPSHQMVGVYDKSLCLPMAEILGRLGSKRAIVCHSGDGLDEFSIFAETDYAYFDGKETKEFSFDPKELGLNSKELDRNTVFSSSKEGAESLFRAVLDPKEPTGGTAMVALNAGVAMYLLGATNDIRTGYETAKAAILEKKVLRFVHETLNLR; this is encoded by the coding sequence ATGACCGCGCCAACAATTAAGGAAATCCTCGGACAAGTGGTTTCTGGCCACCATCTAGTAGATTCTCATGCAGAACTATTTTTAAGCGAAGTGATGGATGGGAAAATAACTGAACCGGTATTAGCTTCTTTTCTTACGGCCATGAAAATGAAAGGGGAAACAACGGACGAATTGTACGGATTTGTTCGTGCCATGCGTAGTCACGCGATCAAACCATCTAAGAAGTTTGATTTTGATTTTTTGGATACATGTGGGACGGGGGGAGATGGAAAGGGGACTTTGAATGTTTCGACACTTTCGGCTCTCACTTTGGCAAGTCTTGGATTCAAGGTCGCCAAACACGGAAATCGATCCGTCTCTTCCCTTTCAGGAAGTTCAGATATTTTATCAGGACTAGGTTACAAACTAGACCAAACTACAAATGAATCGGAATCCGAATTCTTACGCACAGGATTTGTTTTTTTGTTTGCTCCCGCTTGGCACCCAGCCATGAAATATGCGGGACCGGTTCGGACGTCCCTAGGGTTTCGCACGTTTTTCAATTTAATTGGACCTCTCTCCAATCCTTTTTCACCTTCGCACCAAATGGTCGGGGTTTATGATAAATCTCTCTGTTTACCGATGGCGGAGATTTTGGGAAGGCTTGGTTCGAAACGCGCCATTGTATGCCATTCGGGCGATGGATTGGATGAATTTTCAATCTTTGCAGAAACAGATTACGCCTATTTTGATGGAAAAGAAACCAAAGAGTTTTCCTTTGACCCCAAGGAACTAGGCCTAAATTCTAAGGAATTGGACAGAAATACTGTTTTTTCCTCTTCCAAAGAAGGGGCAGAAAGCCTATTTCGCGCAGTTCTTGATCCTAAGGAACCTACCGGCGGGACAGCGATGGTGGCGCTCAATGCTGGGGTGGCTATGTATTTACTGGGAGCCACAAACGATATACGAACAGGATACGAAACTGCCAAAGCGGCCATCCTCGAGAAAAAAGTTCTCCGATTCGTTCATGAAACATTGAATTTAAGATAA
- the pgsA gene encoding CDP-diacylglycerol--glycerol-3-phosphate 3-phosphatidyltransferase, which produces MEDWKTIANIPNLLTVLRVLALPFFIFALFQKEWEYQIFAFVLFALASLTDLVDGYLARKWNQQTEFGKFLDPLADKFLVIGCFVTFLFIHEPIEVWMVVLIIGRDMLITFLRYIAVRSGKSLRTTMMGKVKTAFQMGAILMILVVFMLISGKRRAMINETYAMGKLSGYSTFEVASQHANEFYTFAKTTESLSFTDFFDSIASFVPYFGMLFTTFITVVSGLRYIVTNYQLLTFANLKRIFYDRANN; this is translated from the coding sequence TTGGAAGATTGGAAAACCATTGCCAATATCCCGAACCTGCTAACTGTTCTTAGGGTTCTTGCACTACCTTTTTTTATTTTTGCTCTGTTCCAAAAGGAATGGGAATACCAAATTTTTGCCTTTGTCCTTTTTGCCCTTGCCTCTCTCACGGATCTTGTGGACGGATACTTGGCACGTAAATGGAACCAACAAACAGAGTTTGGAAAGTTTCTCGATCCACTGGCTGATAAATTTTTAGTCATTGGATGTTTTGTTACTTTTTTATTCATTCACGAACCCATTGAGGTTTGGATGGTGGTGCTTATCATTGGGCGGGACATGCTCATTACTTTTTTACGTTACATTGCTGTTCGTTCTGGAAAAAGCCTTCGTACCACTATGATGGGCAAAGTCAAAACTGCCTTCCAGATGGGTGCCATTTTAATGATCCTTGTTGTGTTTATGCTTATCTCAGGCAAAAGAAGGGCAATGATCAATGAAACTTATGCGATGGGAAAACTTTCGGGGTATTCAACCTTTGAAGTGGCATCACAACATGCAAATGAGTTTTATACTTTTGCCAAAACAACAGAGAGTTTAAGTTTTACTGACTTCTTTGATTCCATAGCTTCCTTTGTTCCTTATTTTGGAATGTTATTTACAACTTTTATTACTGTTGTTTCTGGACTTCGTTATATTGTGACCAATTATCAGTTGTTAACTTTCGCAAATTTAAAAAGGATTTTTTATGACCGCGCCAACAATTAA
- a CDS encoding MiaB/RimO family radical SAM methylthiotransferase: MPKLKEKTEETPKSFFITTLGCPKNTVDSMAMHQSLLKEGLLPAAGPEASDFHLVNTCTFIQDATKETIQTILDSIDIKKNNKQKLVVVGCFAERAGKEISDDLPEVDLHFGTGKYDKAGEILRKNFPLDFKDLSEFNDDLLERLTTSKGIENYSKPYSYVKISDGCNRGCNFCIIPNLRGKYRDTDITDVLTQTKLAVKAGSKEICLVSQDTVFYGKDTEKLLDLVRSVADVDGVELLRLLYLYPDKKTEKLLDLYGEIPKIAPYLESPLQHVSKSVLKSMNRTGEYSYFKSLFQKARDLRPDLEIRTSFILGFPGETMEDVEEIIRFVEDVKPEKVNLFPYSPQEGTKGATMEGQLKDKEIARRVNLVRDAYLGTLKSIHQNRIGKLYPAVVDEILEKGAMVRRFQDAPEIDEVVYVEEEGLKLGQFGQVRVDSFYELDMSGTWVA, translated from the coding sequence ATGCCAAAGTTAAAAGAAAAAACGGAAGAAACACCTAAGTCGTTTTTTATTACGACTCTTGGTTGTCCCAAAAACACCGTAGATTCTATGGCAATGCACCAGTCGCTACTAAAGGAAGGTCTCCTTCCTGCGGCAGGTCCTGAAGCCAGTGACTTCCATTTAGTCAATACTTGTACTTTCATCCAAGATGCAACAAAGGAAACCATCCAAACCATTTTGGACTCCATTGACATCAAAAAAAATAACAAACAAAAGTTAGTTGTAGTAGGATGTTTTGCAGAACGTGCTGGAAAAGAAATTTCAGACGACCTTCCTGAAGTGGATTTACATTTTGGAACGGGAAAATATGATAAAGCCGGTGAGATCCTAAGGAAGAATTTTCCTCTAGATTTTAAAGACCTTTCCGAATTCAACGATGACTTACTGGAAAGACTTACTACCAGTAAGGGAATTGAAAACTATTCCAAACCATATTCTTATGTAAAAATTTCTGATGGTTGCAACCGAGGTTGTAATTTCTGTATTATTCCCAACTTACGTGGTAAATACCGTGATACAGATATTACGGATGTATTAACACAAACCAAACTAGCAGTAAAAGCGGGATCCAAAGAGATCTGTCTTGTTTCCCAAGATACTGTGTTTTATGGAAAAGACACAGAAAAACTTTTGGATTTGGTTCGTTCTGTTGCAGATGTAGATGGTGTGGAACTTCTTAGGCTTCTTTATCTTTATCCGGATAAAAAAACAGAAAAGTTACTCGATCTTTATGGAGAAATTCCTAAAATTGCTCCGTATTTGGAAAGCCCATTACAACATGTTTCCAAATCTGTTTTAAAATCGATGAACCGCACTGGAGAATATTCTTACTTTAAATCTCTTTTCCAAAAAGCAAGGGACCTAAGGCCTGATTTGGAAATTCGCACTTCTTTTATTTTGGGTTTCCCTGGAGAAACCATGGAAGATGTGGAAGAGATCATTCGGTTTGTCGAAGATGTAAAACCAGAAAAAGTAAATCTGTTTCCTTATTCCCCACAAGAGGGAACAAAAGGGGCAACAATGGAGGGGCAACTCAAAGACAAAGAGATTGCTCGCCGTGTAAACCTTGTGAGAGATGCCTATCTTGGAACTTTAAAGTCCATCCACCAAAACCGAATTGGAAAACTCTATCCCGCTGTTGTGGATGAGATTCTGGAAAAAGGAGCGATGGTTCGCCGTTTCCAAGATGCACCAGAAATTGATGAAGTGGTGTATGTGGAAGAAGAGGGTTTGAAACTCGGCCAATTTGGACAAGTGAGAGTGGACTCTTTTTATGAACTAGATATGTCGGGGACTTGGGTGGCATAA
- a CDS encoding helix-turn-helix domain-containing protein — translation MNTKRVGQILREAREDKKLSVKDVAKETNIAAKYIIALETEDYSQFPAETFALGFLKNYASYLKLDTAMLLNLYRGEQIEESQAPLEELTRPTTTAFSLDRNKIISLVSVFLFVISAYIIYISFEDSNSGSMDEETAEVGSTVETVVSSDIPSGINFVSQSVPENASVPFILTEDRGVSFSVNNQQCKMFIKGVSNGKANLGFNIFPEKNVYFFQTAEGEETILSYRIEELSSLRRDIRVVTQAVTEKSAKVLVTLKEEREGAAVKSPVGDVPIQVTLFFSKPSYVEFVLDGQMGERGLVSAGEVKHLEARDRLEIKVGDGGAVEMVQNGKERSVLGKPGKLVKKIFIRKPNPYDSTQSIIGELGE, via the coding sequence TTGAACACAAAACGAGTCGGTCAAATATTACGAGAAGCGAGAGAAGACAAAAAACTTTCAGTGAAAGATGTTGCGAAAGAAACAAATATCGCAGCAAAGTACATCATTGCTTTAGAAACAGAAGATTATTCTCAATTTCCTGCAGAGACTTTCGCACTTGGTTTCTTAAAAAACTATGCCAGTTATTTAAAGTTAGACACTGCCATGCTTCTCAATCTTTACCGAGGGGAACAAATTGAGGAATCACAAGCACCTTTAGAAGAACTAACTCGTCCCACTACCACAGCTTTTAGTTTAGATCGAAATAAAATCATTAGCCTTGTATCCGTATTTCTTTTTGTCATCTCGGCTTATATTATCTATATAAGTTTTGAAGATTCTAACTCTGGTTCTATGGATGAAGAAACCGCAGAAGTTGGTTCGACTGTAGAAACAGTGGTTAGTTCAGACATTCCTTCTGGAATCAACTTTGTATCACAAAGTGTTCCGGAAAATGCAAGTGTTCCTTTTATTTTAACAGAAGACCGTGGTGTGAGTTTTAGTGTGAACAACCAACAGTGTAAGATGTTTATCAAAGGGGTTTCCAATGGAAAAGCAAACCTTGGGTTTAATATCTTTCCTGAAAAAAATGTCTATTTTTTCCAAACTGCAGAAGGAGAGGAAACTATCCTTTCTTATCGCATTGAAGAATTATCCTCTCTTCGTCGGGACATCCGTGTGGTGACCCAAGCCGTTACCGAAAAATCTGCGAAAGTCCTTGTGACACTCAAAGAAGAAAGAGAAGGTGCGGCTGTAAAATCTCCTGTGGGCGATGTTCCGATCCAAGTTACATTATTTTTCTCTAAACCTAGTTACGTAGAATTTGTGTTAGATGGTCAAATGGGCGAAAGGGGACTTGTTTCTGCTGGGGAAGTCAAACACTTAGAAGCACGTGACCGCCTCGAAATCAAAGTAGGTGATGGTGGTGCTGTGGAAATGGTACAAAACGGTAAAGAGCGTTCTGTACTTGGGAAACCAGGAAAACTTGTCAAAAAAATCTTCATTCGTAAACCAAATCCTTATGATTCCACTCAGTCCATCATTGGAGAGTTAGGCGAGTAA
- a CDS encoding LolA family protein: MKVWIGSLLLVLGVSLGAQTSPAHNWHSPSEVVKKIKKNFSDINSYSADFLIKTEDNKKEKQMRGKCFYKRPGKIRYNFAEPEGDEIVSDGKTLYIFIKRLGAVGKQDLTLDRKNTSGPIFTTNSPDGLNRLFRKYHYKFDTIEQPRSVGDVTKYFVLDLDQREKIGGFEKMKLFVDSESYLIKKAVATDGRGKVTTISFSNINFSEEIQDGVFNFHMNGNAKIVKDPLVSEN, from the coding sequence ATGAAAGTATGGATCGGATCTTTGTTACTTGTCTTGGGTGTTTCTCTTGGGGCCCAAACAAGTCCGGCTCACAATTGGCACTCACCCTCCGAAGTGGTGAAAAAGATAAAGAAGAACTTTAGTGATATCAATTCCTATTCGGCTGATTTTCTCATCAAAACAGAAGACAACAAAAAGGAAAAACAGATGCGTGGGAAATGTTTCTACAAACGTCCCGGAAAAATCAGATACAACTTTGCCGAACCGGAAGGGGACGAAATTGTATCTGATGGAAAAACGCTTTATATCTTTATCAAGAGGTTAGGTGCTGTGGGAAAACAGGATTTAACCCTCGATCGTAAAAATACATCTGGACCTATCTTTACAACAAACAGTCCTGATGGCCTCAACCGCCTCTTTCGTAAATACCATTATAAATTTGATACCATTGAACAACCTCGTTCTGTGGGTGATGTTACCAAATACTTTGTGTTAGATCTTGACCAAAGAGAAAAAATTGGTGGGTTCGAGAAAATGAAACTCTTTGTAGATTCCGAATCTTACTTAATCAAAAAAGCAGTGGCTACCGATGGACGTGGGAAAGTAACCACTATTTCATTTTCCAATATTAATTTTTCTGAAGAAATCCAAGATGGAGTTTTCAATTTTCATATGAACGGAAACGCGAAGATTGTGAAAGACCCACTTGTCTCCGAGAACTAA